Proteins from one Fragaria vesca subsp. vesca linkage group LG6, FraVesHawaii_1.0, whole genome shotgun sequence genomic window:
- the LOC101312657 gene encoding UPF0161 protein At3g09310-like has translation MAVVNYHQPLLLAFQPQSQNPNFNSRKIHRTQFNTSISRRYPVTNCSNGVSDSDPNSPQDKEVNSLGVKAALSMLKFYKREISPLMPNSCRYVPTCSEYSMEAYKRYGVAKGTVLTAWRLCRCNPLGGSGYDPPRWFNETNLPEE, from the exons GCATTTCAGCCCCAATCCCAAAACCCTAACTTCAATTCCCGCAAAATTCACCGAACCCAATTCAATACTTCGATTTCTCGACGATACCCAGTAACCAATTGCTCGAATGGAGTCTCAGACTCCGACCCCAACAGTCCACAAG ATAAGGAAGTGAACAGTTTGGGAGTCAAAGCAGCATTATCGATGCTCAAGTTCTACAAAA GGGAGATATCGCCGTTGATGCCGAATAGTTGCCGGTACGTTCCGACGTGCAGCGAGTACTCCATGGAAGCTTACAAGAGATATGGGGTTGCAAAAGGCACAGTCTTGACTGCTTGGCGCCTCTGCCGCTGCAATCCTCTAG GTGGTTCTGGTTATGATCCTCCTAGATGGTTCAATGAGACAAATTTGCCTGAAGAGTAA